CTTGATGATTAGTGGTGAAAGGTTGAAACTTTGTCTAAAaaagttaactttttttttaacattcttCACTGTATGTGTTCAGAGAGCGTTTCCTTACGACTTCATAAGAAACGTCCCACAAAACGACTACTCCAGTAACATGGTGATAAGGACGCAGTGGGGGATCTCATGGGAAGTAAAAGTCTCCATGAACCCAAGATTCTACTACATGGAGAAGCGTGGATGGAACCAGTTTGTGAACGACAATGCCTTGGGAGATAAAGAGCTCGTTACCTTCACTCACACTGGACTCATGTGCTTCAATGTCAAGATCTACGAGGAGAATGGCAAGGAGCTTGTAACACCTAGGAGGCCCCGGACAATGGCTTCTCTAAGTAAGTGTAGTAGCTTTTGATGCTTTAAACAAAGAAAATTGAGAAGTAGGAGAGAGCAGCAACAAagatgtgaagaagaaggctgagGAGACGGGAGGAGTTAGGGTCAAAAGCAAGAGATTTGAGGAAGGCGAAAcatccaagaagaagaagaagaagatgaagagcaaTAACGATGAGGATACTGTTCCAGTATTCAACATCACTATAAAGACATCATACCTCAAGTTCCTGGtaagattaaaaaccaaaaatttacacAAACAAAACAGTATCAGCACATTCtctgatgattttttttattcagcCAATCCCAACGTACTTTGCTGACGTGCATATCCCGAAAACGTCTAAGATGGTCACCATTCACCACTCCAATGGGAACTGTTCATGGGAGGTGGTTTGCTTGGTGAGGAAGACAAGGGCAACCTTCTCAAGTGGCTGGGCGAGATTGGTTAGAGAGTATCCTTTGTCAGTCGGTGACTTTTGTACCTTAAAGTTCATCAAACCAACCGAGTTTCACCTTGCTGTCTCCAAGAAGGTCGATCAGAGATCATGTCTGACTGATAAATGAATGAAATGTGTTACGTGTCTTTGTTGCTTTCTTATTATCCATAAAGACAAGTTTGATCACGTTAGGTATTTGTGAATGTTTCTCTCTAGCCAATGCTTAATGTGTCTGTGTGGTTTTTAAATACTTTAACACAATGGTGATGATATTAGTTTCATCTTTTGGATTATTATGAATATTAATGTTTTAGTAgtattcatttttataatttgtatgcagTGGTACTACTAGTACTAGTACTAGTAGGCTTAAGAAAAGATATACATTCATCTATATTTTTCAACACACATCATGATCAGACTGAACTCTGTTTCTCGCCGGCTTCCCAATCTGTAAACAATCAATAGGAGGAAGAGTAGGAGTGTTGAGCTCACCAAACGTCTGCCAGCAAAAAGGATCATACATATGATACCGTTCTTGAACGGGCCTAAGCTCAATTGCGGATAACTGCACATCTACGCATGGGAAGTCATCGCTGCATGCGAAATGAACCGGTTTCACGGTATAAGTGCCTTTGATCCTCTCGTAAGTCACTCCTTCGACCGCAACCGCTGATGTCTGGTTCTTGCATGTGGTATGGTCGCAGTAGAATTGGTCTATCACTATTGGAAGCTGGACTTCGTTGAGTTGAATGTTTGAGAAGAGTATTCCTTTCACTGATCCTACTCCTCCTTGCCATGTCTTGATCCTGACCCCTGTCATCGTGTTGTGCATCGCCACGTCTCGTACTGTTATGTTTGAGACGCAGGCTTTTGTGCTGTCTTTGCCGAGACTACCGATGCTGATACCGTGACCCGGTCCACAGGTCACGGTGTGTATGTATACATTCGAGCAACCAGTTTGGATTGAGATGCAATCATCTCCTGCATACACACATAGAGAGTAGACATCATTAGCCAAAAATTCGGATCattcaagattcaagaattCAAGAATTTCAAGATATCAAGATTCAAGATTTCAAGAATTCAAGAACTCATGAGGATTCAAGATCATACCGCAAGAGAGTGTTGTGCTGTGAATGAGGACATCTCTGGTGTTCTGGAGGTGAATCCCATCAGTGTTTGGACTATCACCAGGTGAAGAAACGGTCATGTCATGTACCACAACGTCGCCGCAGTTATCGAATTTGAGGTGACATTGAGGACTGTTTTGGATCGTTATACCGGACACTTCCACACCAATACTCCCATAGAATCTTAGTGCCtatgtacacatatcagtaaACAACAGTTTCACAATCCAAAGCTCGTTTTGTGTTTGTTACTCACCGTTGGTTTAATGCTCGGCATTTTCAAATCAAACTCACTTATTGGAGGGTTTTGGTTAACAGAGTTGTTCAAGGGGACGATTAGTTTGGTTTCACCATCAATGAAAGGGTAATCTTGTTGCCACCAACCAGAGCCTCTACCATCAATCACACCTTTCCCTTGTACTTTAATTCCTATCAGCTTTGTGAAATCAATCCACCACATTAACCCTTTTCCCCATGACTTTGAATCCGTTGGAGCTATAATTGTACCATCAAGCTGCAACCACACAAAAACGTTTTAGATCTTAAACTAAAGAGAGAcggtttttttatatattcagaAGATCAATTTCTCACCTGGAACACAATGTTTGGTTGACAATAAGGACCAGAGAATGAGATTGGACCAACAAGGAAAGTGTATTCTGGCGGTATGATCATCATTGATGCTTCCACTTTGCAAGCAGCTGCCCAAGCCGCTTCAAACGCCTGCAAAACATTATGAAAAACTCTGTTTATTACACTAGTCAccattaattataataatggTTGTTAAGGCTTGGTACCATTTGTAATCTGTTATTTCTGTTGTCACTTTTTAGCTCAGTTTTTTTCTCTTGTTCTGTCTCGTGTTTTGTCTCAGTGATCTCTCAACTGTAACTTGTCTTTATTTAATTCTCATATAAAAATGCTATGATTAAATCAAATACTGCCACTAGGATTTAAAACTGTACGGATAAAGAAATTAATGtgctttttaatttaattttttatttgtttacctTAGTGTCATCACGTATACCATCACCCTTTGCACCAAAATCCATCACATTGAAGACCTGAGATTCATTTAGCGACGGAAG
The window above is part of the Brassica napus cultivar Da-Ae chromosome C8, Da-Ae, whole genome shotgun sequence genome. Proteins encoded here:
- the LOC106414523 gene encoding B3 domain-containing protein At3g17010-like, which produces MMFPKEREIGSSSGLGQGEVDVKNLSFFKIFQGDDLSSESMRAFPYDFIRNVPQNDYSSNMVIRTQWGISWEVKVSMNPRFYYMEKRGWNQFVNDNALGDKELVTFTHTGLMCFNVKIYEENGKELVTPRRPRTMASLSKCKVGESSNKDVKKKAEETGGVRVKSKRFEEGETSKKKKKKMKSNNDEDTVPVFNITIKTSYLKFLPIPTYFADVHIPKTSKMVTIHHSNGNCSWEVVCLVRKTRATFSSGWARLVREYPLSVGDFCTLKFIKPTEFHLAVSKKVDQRSCLTDK
- the LOC111208598 gene encoding polygalacturonase At1g48100-like, producing the protein MMMRKSLSLRSITLMMLMAVLVWSVTLETCIARRGRHWRHNNRRSTDLSDSMSSKKPKSHGNSHHSSHNNNNSHHQKSKPKPKPKLQTPPEVDDNYNSPVVSQLPKVQPPSLPSLNESQVFNVMDFGAKGDGIRDDTKAFEAAWAAACKVEASMMIIPPEYTFLVGPISFSGPYCQPNIVFQLDGTIIAPTDSKSWGKGLMWWIDFTKLIGIKVQGKGVIDGRGSGWWQQDYPFIDGETKLIVPLNNSVNQNPPISEFDLKMPSIKPTALRFYGSIGVEVSGITIQNSPQCHLKFDNCGDVVVHDMTVSSPGDSPNTDGIHLQNTRDVLIHSTTLSCGDDCISIQTGCSNVYIHTVTCGPGHGISIGSLGKDSTKACVSNITVRDVAMHNTMTGVRIKTWQGGVGSVKGILFSNIQLNEVQLPIVIDQFYCDHTTCKNQTSAVAVEGVTYERIKGTYTVKPVHFACSDDFPCVDVQLSAIELRPVQERYHMYDPFCWQTFGELNTPTLPPIDCLQIGKPARNRVQSDHDVC